Proteins co-encoded in one Hyla sarda isolate aHylSar1 chromosome 4, aHylSar1.hap1, whole genome shotgun sequence genomic window:
- the LOC130367632 gene encoding transmembrane 4 L6 family member 4-like, translating into MCTGKCAKFIGISLYPLSIISIVCNIIQFFPGWDTEYVKNPGEFMTPEVIYLGGIIGGGILVLVPAIHIQATGRQGCCNNRCGMFLSIIFAAIGVAGSLYGFAVSVVGMVKGPQCLYISLLQGTIWGRPFDSELKEFSENNYLFHRDLWSTCQLPKDVVEFNVILFSMVIASTGISLVLCTIQMLNGLFGCLCGTCRNKE; encoded by the exons ATGTGTACTGGGAAATGTGCGAAATTTATTGGGATCTCCTTGTACCCATTGTCCATCATCTCCATCGTCTGCAACATCATCCAATTCTTTCCAGGATGGGACACTGAATATGTGAAGAACCCAGGAGAATTCATGACTCCAGAAGTGATTTACCTTGGAGGGATTATCGGAGGAGGGATCCTG GTGTTAGTTCCAGCAATCCACATCCAAGCTACCGGTCGTCAGGGCTGCTGCAATAACCGCTGTGGG ATGTTCCTGTCAATAATCTTTGCTGCTATTGGAGTTGCTGGATCTCTGTATGGTTTCGCGGTGTCTGTGGTGGGCATGGTGAAAGGACCTCAGTGTCTCTATATATCATTGCTACAGGGTACCATTTGGGGAAGACCATTTGACTCGGAACTTAAAGAGTTCAG TGAGAACAACTACCTGTTCCATAGAGACCTGTGGAGCACCTGCCAGTTGCCCAAAGATGTGGTGGAATTCAACGTCATCCTCTTCTCTATGGTCATTGCCTCAACCGGTATCTCTCTGGTCCTGTGCACTATCCAGATGCTCAACGGCCTCTTCGGCTGTCTCTGTGGAACCTGCCGAAACAAAGAATAA